One genomic region from Cellulomonas fengjieae encodes:
- the rpsB gene encoding 30S ribosomal protein S2 — translation MAVVTMRQLLESGVHFGHQTRRWNPKMKRFIFTERNGIYIVDLQQSLSYIDNAYDFVSQTVAHGGTILFVGTKKQAQEPVADQAARVGMPYVNQRWLGGMLTNFSTVHKRLQRLKELEQIDFDDVAGSNLTKKELLVLRREKDKLAKTLGGIRDMAKVPSAVWIVDTNKEHLAVNEARKLGIPVVAILDTNCDPDVVDYPIPGNDDAIRAVQLLTRVIADAAADGLLKRHSGRTAAAEGTTTDAEPLAEWERELLAGAEADLAGAEVAADATEAVAEAQEEIAEEVASEPIVVDPAADEVVAEALADEVVAEAVVEDFEAAAKVVPNEVQTEAAEPAFVEPAAEGDADSK, via the coding sequence ATGGCCGTCGTGACCATGCGCCAGCTGCTCGAGAGCGGTGTCCACTTCGGACACCAGACCCGCCGCTGGAACCCCAAGATGAAGCGCTTCATCTTCACCGAGCGCAACGGCATCTACATCGTCGACCTGCAGCAGTCGCTGTCGTACATCGACAACGCCTACGACTTCGTCAGCCAGACCGTCGCGCACGGCGGCACCATCCTGTTCGTCGGCACCAAGAAGCAGGCGCAGGAGCCGGTCGCCGACCAGGCCGCGCGCGTCGGCATGCCGTACGTCAACCAGCGCTGGCTCGGTGGGATGCTCACCAACTTCAGCACGGTGCACAAGCGTCTCCAGCGCCTCAAGGAGCTGGAGCAGATCGACTTCGACGACGTGGCGGGCTCGAACCTCACGAAGAAGGAGCTGCTCGTCCTGCGCCGCGAGAAGGACAAGCTCGCGAAGACGCTGGGCGGCATCCGCGACATGGCCAAGGTTCCCTCGGCCGTCTGGATCGTCGACACGAACAAGGAGCACCTCGCCGTCAACGAGGCGCGCAAGCTCGGCATCCCCGTCGTCGCGATCCTCGACACCAACTGCGACCCGGACGTCGTCGACTACCCGATCCCGGGCAACGACGACGCCATCCGCGCCGTCCAGCTGCTGACCCGCGTGATCGCGGACGCCGCGGCCGACGGTCTGCTCAAGCGTCACTCGGGTCGCACCGCGGCCGCCGAGGGCACCACGACCGACGCCGAGCCGCTGGCCGAGTGGGAGCGCGAGCTGCTCGCCGGCGCCGAGGCCGACCTGGCCGGTGCCGAGGTTGCCGCTGACGCCACCGAGGCCGTCGCCGAGGCGCAGGAAGAGATCGCCGAGGAGGTCGCCTCCGAGCCGATCGTCGTCGACCCTGCGGCCGACGAGGTCGTCGCCGAGGCGCTGGCCGACGAGGTCGTCGCCGAGGCCGTTGTCGAGGACTTCGAGGCTGCGGCCAAGGTCGTCCCGAACGAGGTCCAGACCGAGGCGGCCGAGCCCGCCTTCGTCGAGCCGGCCGCCGAGGGCGACGCCGACTCCAAGTGA